In Nilaparvata lugens isolate BPH chromosome 5, ASM1435652v1, whole genome shotgun sequence, the following proteins share a genomic window:
- the LOC111059919 gene encoding uncharacterized protein LOC111059919 has protein sequence MDSNETVSLIVPPEILEKIFSYLAMKDLLACSEVCLVWNRVADNKKLWRALVIENIGKGWLPHIESQEEKTSFSVTGYFDPVLDLNVQSHNDDDDDNNDSTPLLSSASVGSNNNTRLLSSLNPYKNIFLQRASLVHNWTSGVYNKYVLEPKKYGLTDFYRLRDLNYPSKAPQDCLYYPILGERYDKEKALLLIEIKEDPKIVCILSIFASSKKSYECVKRMCVMRNDVLWLTTNKVEYLSVTKQDTSTKKCGEPDSCASHCNKVITLKTWHHDKSKYHSYITIDNDYLAVSIGLSSYVWCKKTLILKFTCNLLDSGIRYKFPRLVTCFKDECMILCHNEPGTNVSVIEVFKIIDDKVEGELQMKRALDMDTGYFVADMECCANSIVIKASAGCLEGPPYSLVLELHSLEVSRSFHNVTSPFYFCEVGLQDLMMYDRSRFSFSCFNIPTKVFLERKLPGKQLLCHFSLLLENLAVIQTIESLEIWNWRKNAICHTIETDIGTRSRQINICTNKWFIIEKYEKIILYIGKI, from the coding sequence ATGGACTCAAACGAAACTGTTTCGCTGATTGTGCCTCCAGAGATTTTGGAGAAAATATTCTCCTATCTTGCCATGAAGGATCTACTAGCCTGTAGTGAGGTGTGTTTGGTTTGGAACAGAGTAGCCGATAACAAAAAGCTATGGAGAGCATTAgtgattgaaaatattggtaaagGTTGGCTTCCACACATTGAAAGTCAAGAAGAAAAAACTTCGTTCTCCGTCACTGGTTATTTTGATCCAGTGCTCGATCTCAATGTGCAGTCtcataatgatgatgatgatgataataatgatagtaCACCTTTGTTATCATCTGCTAGTGTGggatcaaataataatacacGATTGCTTTCATCCCTCAACCCCTACAAAAACATTTTTCTACAAAGAGCTTCGCTGGTACACAACTGGACTAGTGGTGTATACAACAAATATGTCTTGGAGCCAAAGAAATATGGTCTCACAGACTTTTACCGCTTGCGTGATTTAAATTACCCGTCAAAAGCCCCGCAGGACTGTCTATACTACCCAATTTTAGGAGAACGTTATGACAAGGAAAAGGCGTTGCTATTGATTGAAATTAAGGAGGATCCAAAAATCGTGTGTATTCTATCGATATTCGCCTCTTCGAAAAAGTCATATGAGTGTGTTAAACGTATGTGTGTGATGAGAAATGATGTGTTGTGGTTGACCACGAACAAAGTGGAATATCTTTCGGTGACAAAACAAGACACGTCTACCAAGAAATGTGGCGAACCGGACAGCTGTGCTTCACATTGCAACAAAGTGATAACTCTGAAGACATGGCATCATGATAAGTCCAAATACCATAGCTACATCACTATTGACAATGATTACTTAGCTGTCTCAATTGGTCTTTCATCGTATGTGTGGtgcaaaaaaacactgattttgaAATTCACTTGTAATCTACTTGATTCTGGTATTCGGTACAAATTCCCGCGTCTGGTAACTTGCTTTAAAGATGAATGTATGATTCTATGCCACAATGAGCCAGGTACGAACGTGTCTGTTATAGAAGTATTCAAAATCATTGATGATAAAGTTGAGGGTGAACTTCAGATGAAACGAGCGCTGGATATGGATACAGGCTATTTTGTTGCAGATATGGAATGCTGTGCAAACTCAATTGTGATTAAGGCTAGTGCTGGCTGTTTGGAGGGGCCACCCTATTCTCTTGTACTCGAACTTCACAGCTTAGAGGTCTCGAGATCTTTTCATAACGTTACTAGTCCATTTTATTTTTGTGAAGTTGGCTTACAAGATTTAATGATGTATGATCGCAGtcgtttttcattttcatgtttcaacatCCCAACAAAAGTATTCCTTGAACGTAAGCTTCCTGGAAAGCAACTATTGTGTCACTTTTCTCTCCTCCTGGAGAATCTTGCTGTAATTCAGACTATTGAATCATTAGAGATATGGAACTGGAGGAAGAATGCTATTTGTCACACGATTGAAACAGATATTGGTACTCGGTCGAGGCAAATTAATATATGCACTAATAAGTGGTTCATTATcgagaaatatgaaaaaatcataCTCTACATTggtaaaatttga